The following coding sequences are from one Zalophus californianus isolate mZalCal1 chromosome 5, mZalCal1.pri.v2, whole genome shotgun sequence window:
- the LOC113929563 gene encoding olfactory receptor 2T33-like yields MNIWNTTSDFILLGLFNHTGAHLFLFVMVLTIPFSSLVGNALMLFLIHQDVQLHTPMYFLLSQLSLMDMLLVSTIVPKMAADYLTGLKSISPAGCGLQIFFFMSLGGAECFLLAAMSYDHYVAVCHPLRYPILMSWQLCLRMTVGSWFLGAADGLMQPAVTLSFPFCDAHEINHFFCEAPTLMRLACADTVVFEYVMYICCVLMLLIPFSLILISYILLFAAILEMHSREARKKAFATCSSHLCVVGLFYGAAIFIYMRPKSYRLANHDKVVSAFYTIFTPLLNPIIYSLRNSDVKGALRKCMGQCAALKS; encoded by the coding sequence ATGAACATTTGGAACACCACCTCGGATTTCATTCTTCTAGGACTCTTTAACCACACAGGAGCCCACCTATTTCTCTTTGTGATGGTTCTGACAATTCCCTTCAGCTCTCTAGTAGGCAATGCACTCATGCTCTTCCTGATTCACCAGGATGTCCAGCTCCACACGCCCATGTACTTCCTACTGAGCCAACTCTCCCTCATGGATATGTTGCTGGTCTCCACCATTGTGCCCAAAATGGCAGCTGACTACTTGACTGGCCTGAAGTCCATCTCCCCCGCTGGCTGTGGGTTGCAGATCTTCTTCTTCATGTCATTGGGAGGGGCTGAGTGCTTCCTCTTAGCAGCCATGTCCTATGACCACTATGTGGCTGTTTGCCACCCACTGAGATACCCCATTCTCATGAGCTGGCAATTATGCCTGAGAATGACTGTGGGGTCTTGGTTCCTGGGGGCAGCTGATGGACTCATGCAGCCTGCTGTTACCCTGAGCTTCCCATTTTGCGATGCACATGAGATCAATCATTTCTTCTGTGAGGCCCCTACTCTGATGCGTTTGGCTTGTGCTGACACAGTTGTTTTTGAGTATGTGATGTACATCTGCTGTGTATTAATGCTCCTGATCCCATTTTCTCTCATCTTGATTTCCTATATTCTCCTTTTTGCTGCTATTCTTGAGATGCATTCTAGAGAGGCCCGCAAGAAGGCTTTTGCCACCTGCTCCTCACATCTCTGTGTGGTGGGACTCTTTTATGGAGCTGCTATTTTTATCTACATGAGACCCAAATCATATAGGTTAGCTAACCATGATAAAGTGGTGTCAGCCTTCTATACTATCTTCACTCCTTTGTTGAACCCTATCATCTACAGTCTGAGGAATAGTGATGTCAAGGGAGCCCTGAGAAAGTGTATGGGTCAGTGTGCTGCCCTTAAGTCATGA